One Micromonospora craniellae genomic region harbors:
- a CDS encoding Rne/Rng family ribonuclease: protein MLENEPEGGERTGANLAGETAENGTTGAAGTAPAAPDPSGETSGTVSGAADLGSPSAAEAPPRRRATRRRATPVAQPEQIDAPVEASSTPAPGSAEAPQAEVFAPVAGDVDEAPKTPRRRRKATTASKAAEEPLAVAEVEAAGGDVVPPVKVTRTRRKKAAAAPAEVPAVVEEPAPPAGTDFGAAALPSEGGVPVEGEAPVEAAAPVEAPASEPTAPATPPEQEAAAEPEPRSRRRRAALSAPTVLFMAPEEVTAARAASAAAAAAAPAAEEETTEEPVEPTRRRRRARREPEPEPAAEVEVEVEEEPAAEAEEAADDEDEDEDGSGRRRRRRGRRGRGRGKGGAEDLDDAEEGEAEEAAQSDTDEAETEEAGDEGDGDGMTRRRRRRRRRGAGDTDGGADDGVPTVVKIREPRRTVDEVQGVSGSTRLEAKRQRRRDGREQRRTRPPILSESEFLARREAVDRVMAVRQRGDRTQIAVLEDGVLVEHYVTRNSAATMAGNVYLGKVQNVLPSMEAAFVDIGRGRNAVLYAGEVNWDSTGLEGRARSIEQALKSGDSVLVQVTKDPIGHKGARLTSHVALSGRHLVYVPGGNASGISRKLPDTERKRLRDVLKKLVPDGAGVIVRTAAEGASEDELARDVKRLQAQWEDIQAKSTEGGAPVLLYEEPDLVIRVVRDLFNEDFRELVIEGDQSYDMVESYLSHVSPDLVARLRRHVGTTDVFAAYRIDEQILKGLDRKVFLPSGGHLVIDRTEAMTVVDVNTGKYTGAGGNLEETVTRNNLEAAEEIVRQLRLRDIGGIVVIDFIDMVLESNRELVLRRLTECLGRDRTKHQVTEITSLGLVQMTRKRIGAGLLEAFSETCDCCKGRGLIIHTEPVPEKPRSGGTEKVKAVASAAPVAEPASSSSRRRGRKSAAAERTVVEVTGTEETGTAAADADYHDTMGYDLSRYETDTPAAPDVADSQQGESARLAAPDDPDALGEGDEEESAESGTGRRRSRRGGARRRTRP, encoded by the coding sequence ATGCTCGAGAACGAGCCCGAGGGCGGCGAACGGACCGGTGCCAACCTGGCCGGCGAGACCGCTGAGAACGGCACCACCGGCGCGGCGGGCACCGCACCGGCCGCTCCCGACCCGTCGGGGGAGACCTCCGGCACGGTGAGCGGCGCGGCCGACCTGGGCAGCCCGTCCGCCGCCGAGGCGCCGCCCCGACGGCGGGCGACCCGTCGCCGCGCCACCCCGGTGGCGCAGCCGGAGCAGATCGACGCCCCGGTCGAGGCGTCCAGTACCCCGGCGCCGGGCAGCGCGGAGGCACCGCAGGCGGAGGTCTTCGCCCCGGTCGCCGGTGACGTGGACGAGGCGCCGAAGACCCCCCGACGGCGCCGTAAGGCCACCACCGCGTCGAAGGCCGCCGAGGAACCGCTGGCCGTGGCCGAGGTCGAGGCCGCCGGTGGGGATGTCGTACCGCCGGTGAAGGTGACGCGTACCCGTCGGAAGAAGGCGGCCGCCGCGCCGGCCGAGGTCCCGGCCGTGGTCGAGGAGCCGGCACCTCCGGCCGGTACCGACTTCGGTGCGGCCGCGCTGCCTTCCGAGGGCGGCGTGCCGGTCGAGGGCGAGGCGCCGGTGGAAGCTGCTGCGCCGGTGGAAGCCCCCGCGAGCGAACCGACGGCACCAGCGACTCCGCCGGAGCAGGAGGCCGCAGCCGAGCCGGAGCCCCGGTCCCGCCGACGGCGGGCCGCGCTCAGCGCGCCGACCGTGCTGTTCATGGCACCTGAGGAGGTCACGGCCGCCCGCGCTGCCAGCGCCGCCGCGGCCGCTGCCGCACCGGCAGCCGAGGAGGAGACGACCGAGGAGCCGGTCGAGCCGACCCGTCGCCGTCGCCGGGCTCGGCGGGAGCCCGAGCCGGAGCCCGCCGCCGAGGTAGAGGTCGAGGTCGAGGAGGAGCCCGCCGCAGAGGCCGAGGAGGCCGCCGACGACGAGGACGAGGACGAGGACGGCTCGGGGCGGCGTCGCCGCCGGCGTGGTCGCCGGGGCCGAGGTCGGGGCAAGGGCGGTGCCGAGGACCTCGACGACGCCGAGGAGGGCGAGGCCGAGGAGGCCGCTCAGAGCGACACGGACGAGGCCGAGACGGAGGAGGCCGGTGACGAGGGCGACGGCGACGGGATGACCCGCCGTCGGCGTCGGCGCCGCCGCCGGGGGGCCGGCGACACCGACGGTGGTGCCGACGACGGCGTACCCACCGTGGTGAAGATCCGGGAGCCGCGCCGTACGGTCGACGAGGTGCAGGGTGTCTCCGGTTCGACCCGGCTGGAGGCCAAGCGGCAGCGCCGCCGGGACGGCCGCGAGCAGCGCCGGACCCGCCCGCCGATCCTGAGCGAGTCGGAGTTCCTGGCCCGCCGGGAGGCGGTCGACCGGGTGATGGCGGTACGCCAGCGCGGCGACCGCACCCAGATCGCCGTGCTGGAGGACGGCGTGCTGGTCGAGCACTACGTCACCCGCAACTCCGCGGCCACCATGGCTGGCAACGTCTACCTCGGCAAGGTGCAGAACGTGCTGCCGAGCATGGAAGCGGCGTTCGTCGACATCGGCCGGGGCCGCAACGCCGTCCTGTACGCCGGTGAGGTCAACTGGGACTCCACCGGGCTGGAGGGGCGGGCCCGCTCGATCGAGCAGGCGCTCAAGTCCGGCGACTCGGTGCTGGTGCAGGTCACCAAGGACCCGATCGGGCACAAGGGCGCCCGGCTGACCAGTCACGTCGCGCTCTCCGGTCGGCACCTGGTCTACGTGCCCGGCGGCAACGCCTCCGGCATCAGCCGCAAGCTGCCGGACACCGAGCGCAAGCGGCTGCGTGACGTGCTCAAGAAGCTGGTGCCGGACGGTGCGGGCGTGATCGTCCGGACCGCCGCCGAGGGTGCCAGCGAGGACGAGTTGGCCCGCGACGTCAAGCGGCTCCAGGCGCAGTGGGAGGACATCCAGGCCAAGTCCACCGAGGGTGGCGCGCCGGTGCTGCTCTACGAGGAGCCGGACCTGGTGATCCGGGTGGTCCGGGACCTGTTCAACGAGGACTTCCGCGAGCTGGTGATCGAGGGCGACCAGTCGTACGACATGGTCGAGTCGTACCTGTCGCACGTCTCGCCGGACCTGGTCGCCCGGCTGCGCCGGCACGTGGGCACCACCGACGTGTTCGCCGCGTACCGCATCGACGAGCAGATCCTGAAGGGGCTCGACCGCAAGGTCTTCCTCCCGTCCGGCGGTCACCTGGTGATCGACCGGACCGAGGCGATGACCGTGGTCGACGTCAACACCGGGAAGTACACCGGCGCGGGCGGCAACCTGGAGGAGACGGTCACCCGCAACAACCTGGAGGCGGCCGAGGAGATCGTCCGTCAGCTCCGGTTGCGCGACATCGGCGGCATCGTGGTGATCGACTTCATCGACATGGTGCTGGAGTCGAACCGGGAGCTGGTGCTGCGCCGGCTGACCGAGTGCCTGGGCCGGGACCGGACCAAGCACCAGGTCACCGAGATCACCTCGCTGGGCCTGGTGCAGATGACCCGTAAGCGGATCGGTGCCGGGCTGCTGGAGGCGTTCAGCGAGACCTGCGACTGCTGCAAGGGCCGTGGCCTGATCATCCACACCGAGCCGGTGCCGGAGAAGCCGCGTTCCGGCGGCACGGAGAAGGTGAAGGCGGTCGCCTCGGCCGCACCGGTCGCGGAGCCGGCGAGCAGCTCGTCGCGGCGTCGGGGTCGTAAGAGCGCCGCCGCCGAGCGGACCGTGGTCGAGGTCACCGGGACCGAGGAGACCGGCACCGCCGCAGCCGACGCGGACTACCACGACACGATGGGCTACGACCTGTCCCGGTACGAGACGGACACCCCGGCCGCTCCGGACGTCGCCGACAGCCAGCAGGGCGAGTCGGCCCGCCTGGCCGCCCCGGACGACCCGGACGCGCTGGGTGAGGGCGACGAGGAGGAGAGTGCCGAGAGCGGCACCGGCCGGCGTCGCTCCCGGCGTGGTGGTGCACGCCGCCGTACCCGACCGTGA
- the rplU gene encoding 50S ribosomal protein L21, protein MYAIVKTGGKQYKVAEGDVIEVEKLAGAPGDAVKLAAVLLVDGDDLVTDAAKLAEVEVSGEIAAHTKGPKIRIHKFKNKTGYHKRQGHRQPLTQVKVTGISSGK, encoded by the coding sequence ATGTACGCGATCGTCAAGACCGGCGGCAAGCAGTACAAGGTCGCCGAAGGCGACGTGATCGAGGTCGAGAAGCTCGCCGGTGCTCCCGGCGACGCGGTGAAGCTCGCCGCGGTGCTCCTCGTCGACGGTGACGACCTGGTGACCGATGCGGCGAAGCTCGCCGAGGTCGAGGTGTCCGGTGAGATCGCCGCGCACACCAAGGGCCCGAAGATCCGGATCCACAAGTTCAAGAACAAGACCGGCTACCACAAGCGCCAGGGTCACCGCCAGCCGCTGACCCAGGTCAAGGTGACCGGCATCTCCAGCGGGAAGTAG
- the rpmA gene encoding 50S ribosomal protein L27 — translation MAHKKGASSSRNGRDSAAQRLGVKRFGGQVVSAGEIIVRQRGTKFHPGDLVGRGGDDTLFALSAGAVQFGTKRGRKTVSIVPQR, via the coding sequence ATGGCTCACAAAAAGGGTGCGTCCAGCTCGCGTAACGGCCGTGACTCCGCGGCCCAGCGGCTCGGCGTGAAGCGCTTCGGTGGTCAGGTCGTCAGCGCGGGCGAGATCATCGTCCGGCAGCGCGGCACCAAGTTCCACCCCGGTGACCTGGTCGGCCGTGGTGGCGACGACACGCTCTTCGCGCTGTCCGCCGGTGCGGTCCAGTTCGGCACCAAGCGCGGTCGCAAGACCGTCAGCATCGTGCCGCAGCGGTAG
- the obgE gene encoding GTPase ObgE: protein MTTFVDRVVLHLQAGDGGHGCVSIHREKFKPFGGPDGGNGGHGGSVSLVVDPQVHTLLDFHFRPHVKAPSGRGGAGSNRDGANGSDLVLTVPDGTVVQTADGTVLADLVGAGTTFEAARGGRGGRGNASLANARRKAPGFAELGEPGEQLDVVLELKSVADVGLVGFPSAGKSSLISVISAAKPKIADYPFTTLVPNLGVVRLDNHTFTVADVPGLIPGAATGKGLGLEFLRHVERCAVLVHVIDTATLEPGRDPLADIDTIEAELAEYGGLADRPRLVALNKIDVPDGRDLAEIVRPDLEARGLRIFEVSAATREGLKEFVYAMAELVEQSRAAVPLAEPTRIVIRPKAVDDAGFTVEAQNDGSYTVCGGRPERWVRQTNFDNDEAVGYLADRLARLGVEDHLAKAGAQPGDLVRIADREFDWQPTLYAGADFVPGSRGRDERLEEKTNRASAAERLAARKARRQRPADEAEAAPEPDDAG from the coding sequence GTGACGACGTTCGTTGACCGGGTCGTTCTGCACCTGCAGGCCGGCGACGGCGGGCACGGCTGTGTCTCGATCCACCGGGAGAAGTTCAAGCCGTTCGGCGGGCCAGACGGCGGCAACGGCGGCCATGGCGGCAGCGTGTCGCTGGTGGTCGACCCCCAGGTGCACACGCTGCTCGACTTCCATTTCCGCCCGCACGTCAAGGCGCCCAGCGGTCGCGGTGGCGCGGGATCCAACCGGGACGGCGCCAACGGCAGCGACCTGGTGCTGACCGTGCCGGACGGGACGGTCGTGCAGACCGCCGACGGCACCGTGCTGGCCGACCTGGTCGGTGCCGGCACCACCTTCGAGGCGGCCCGGGGCGGGCGTGGCGGCCGGGGCAACGCCTCGCTGGCCAACGCCCGCCGGAAGGCGCCCGGCTTCGCGGAGCTGGGCGAGCCGGGCGAGCAGCTTGACGTGGTGCTGGAGCTCAAGAGCGTCGCCGACGTCGGTCTGGTCGGCTTCCCGTCGGCTGGCAAGTCGTCGCTGATCTCGGTGATCTCGGCCGCCAAGCCGAAGATCGCCGACTACCCGTTCACCACCCTGGTGCCGAACCTCGGTGTGGTGCGGCTGGACAACCACACCTTCACCGTCGCCGACGTGCCCGGTCTTATCCCGGGTGCGGCCACCGGCAAGGGCCTGGGGCTGGAGTTCCTGCGGCACGTCGAGCGTTGTGCCGTCCTGGTGCATGTGATCGACACCGCGACGTTGGAGCCGGGCCGGGACCCGCTGGCCGACATCGACACCATCGAGGCGGAGCTGGCCGAGTACGGCGGTCTGGCCGACCGGCCGCGCCTGGTGGCCCTGAACAAGATCGACGTGCCCGACGGCCGGGACCTCGCCGAGATCGTCCGGCCCGACCTGGAAGCCCGCGGCCTGCGGATCTTTGAGGTGTCGGCGGCCACCCGGGAGGGCCTCAAGGAGTTCGTCTACGCGATGGCCGAGTTGGTGGAGCAGTCGCGGGCAGCGGTGCCGCTGGCGGAGCCGACCCGCATCGTCATCCGGCCCAAGGCGGTCGACGACGCCGGGTTCACCGTCGAGGCGCAGAACGACGGCTCCTACACGGTGTGCGGCGGCCGCCCGGAGCGGTGGGTACGCCAGACGAACTTCGACAACGACGAGGCGGTCGGTTACCTCGCCGACCGGTTGGCCCGACTCGGCGTGGAGGATCATCTGGCCAAGGCGGGTGCCCAGCCGGGCGACCTGGTGCGCATCGCGGACCGGGAGTTCGACTGGCAGCCGACCCTCTATGCCGGGGCTGACTTCGTGCCCGGCTCCCGGGGCCGCGACGAGCGGCTGGAGGAGAAGACGAACCGGGCGAGCGCGGCGGAGCGGCTGGCGGCCCGCAAGGCCCGCCGGCAGCGGCCGGCGGATGAGGCGGAGGCGGCTCCGGAGCCGGACGACGCCGGATAG
- a CDS encoding DUF4383 domain-containing protein, translating to MAHRSLEKQTRRRTPAQLAALVVAVVFLLVGVLGFVPGITTNYGELSFAGHHSEARLLGIFQVSVLHNLVHLAFGVVGLALARSLGGARLFLIGGGAVYLVLWIYGLVVVDRGAANFIPVNGADNWLHLGLALGMLALGLLLSNRGGTGGRLDEPIDRP from the coding sequence ATGGCGCACAGGTCGCTGGAGAAGCAGACCCGACGCAGAACCCCCGCCCAGCTCGCCGCCCTGGTCGTGGCGGTGGTCTTCCTCCTGGTCGGGGTGCTCGGGTTCGTGCCCGGCATCACCACCAACTACGGCGAACTGTCCTTCGCCGGCCACCACTCGGAGGCGAGACTGCTCGGCATCTTCCAGGTCTCGGTCCTGCACAACCTGGTCCACCTCGCCTTCGGCGTGGTCGGCCTAGCACTGGCCCGCAGCCTTGGCGGCGCGCGACTCTTCCTGATCGGCGGCGGCGCGGTGTACCTCGTGCTCTGGATCTACGGCCTGGTGGTCGTCGACCGGGGGGCGGCCAACTTCATACCGGTGAACGGCGCGGACAACTGGCTGCACCTGGGTCTGGCCCTGGGGATGCTGGCCCTCGGCCTGCTGCTGTCCAATCGCGGGGGCACCGGCGGGCGGCTGGACGAACCGATCGACCGCCCCTGA
- a CDS encoding DUF397 domain-containing protein, with product MTAHPKGDFDLSRAVWQRAEGDTSEAAVEVAFVDDLIGMRNSAEPDGPVLVFTQAEWDAFVAGAQDGEFDLD from the coding sequence ATGACAGCGCACCCCAAGGGTGACTTCGACCTCTCCCGGGCGGTCTGGCAGCGGGCCGAGGGCGACACCTCCGAGGCGGCGGTAGAGGTCGCCTTCGTCGACGACCTCATCGGCATGCGCAACTCCGCCGAGCCGGACGGCCCGGTGCTGGTGTTCACGCAGGCCGAGTGGGACGCCTTCGTCGCGGGCGCCCAGGACGGCGAGTTCGACCTGGACTGA
- the pepN gene encoding aminopeptidase N produces the protein MPSLSRAESTARGASLSVVSYHVDLDLTGGDERFRSRVTIRFRATGDETFVEVKPATLLAVRLNDRDLDPAALDDNRLALTGLAEENTLTVDAEMAYTNTGEGMHRFVDPADGETYLYAMSFLDDVQRIFAAFDQPDLKAPVTLVVTAPEHWTVAANGALAANPAPGRWEFVPTLPIATYFFTLIAGPWHVRRDSHDGIPLGVYCRRSLAEHLDADADEIFTITKQCLDRFHQLFTERYPFGKYDQAFVPEFNAGAMENPGLVTFRDDYVFRSAVTDSEREERATTIAHEMAHMWFGDLVTMRWWDDLWLNESFAEYLGTRVTAEATRFDQAWTTFALLRKAWGYAADQRPSTHPVAPEQVTDAAEALLNFDGISYAKGASVLRQLVAWLGDEAFLAGLNDHFARHRFGNATLADLLDSLNAASGRELTDWAESWLRTAQVNTLRAEVTVDADGRYAEVAVTQTAPPSHPVLRPHRIGVGRYAVDGAAERLEVDLDPKADDGRTVLTGLVGEPAAAVLLPNDGDLTYAKIRLDPASADAVPLLLPRLNDPLARALLWGGTLDAVTDGERPVQAVVDLIEAALPAETEVIITSDVLAMSGSLVDRYLDPPARQAALARIADACHRLLDGAAPGESLQLAAARGLIAVTTDGDLLGGWLAGREVPAGLPIDTELRWSVLARLVVLGAAGEDEIAAESAADPSATGAERAATCRAALPDPAAKRAAWEIIVSNTELSNRLVEATAAGFWRPEQAELTADYVTRYFADMPAAARLRTPWVADGVAKLAFPRYAVVSSTREAAAALLARDDLTPGLRRVVTDADADLRRALVARTAVAAMTA, from the coding sequence ATGCCGAGCCTGAGCCGTGCAGAGTCGACCGCGCGTGGCGCGTCGCTCTCCGTCGTTTCCTACCACGTGGACCTCGACCTCACCGGCGGCGACGAGCGGTTCCGCTCGCGGGTCACGATTCGGTTCCGGGCCACCGGGGACGAGACCTTCGTCGAGGTGAAGCCCGCGACACTGCTGGCGGTACGCCTCAACGACCGTGATCTCGACCCGGCCGCGCTGGACGACAACCGGCTCGCGCTGACCGGGCTGGCCGAGGAGAACACGCTGACCGTCGACGCCGAGATGGCGTACACGAACACCGGTGAGGGGATGCACCGCTTCGTCGACCCGGCCGACGGCGAGACCTACCTGTACGCGATGTCCTTCCTGGACGACGTGCAGCGCATCTTCGCCGCCTTCGACCAGCCCGACCTGAAGGCGCCGGTCACGCTCGTGGTCACCGCGCCGGAGCACTGGACGGTCGCGGCCAACGGCGCGCTGGCCGCCAACCCGGCACCCGGGCGCTGGGAGTTCGTCCCCACCCTGCCCATCGCCACGTACTTCTTCACGCTGATCGCCGGCCCCTGGCACGTCCGGCGGGACAGCCACGACGGTATTCCGCTGGGGGTGTACTGCCGTCGATCGCTGGCCGAGCACCTGGATGCCGACGCCGACGAGATCTTCACGATCACGAAGCAGTGCCTGGACCGGTTCCACCAGCTCTTCACGGAGCGATACCCGTTCGGCAAGTACGACCAGGCGTTCGTGCCGGAGTTCAACGCCGGGGCCATGGAGAACCCGGGTCTGGTGACCTTCCGCGACGACTACGTGTTCCGTTCGGCGGTCACCGACTCCGAGCGGGAGGAACGGGCCACCACCATCGCCCACGAGATGGCGCACATGTGGTTCGGCGATCTCGTCACCATGCGCTGGTGGGACGACCTGTGGCTGAACGAGTCGTTCGCCGAGTACCTGGGCACCCGGGTCACCGCCGAGGCGACCCGGTTCGACCAGGCGTGGACGACGTTCGCGCTGCTCCGCAAGGCGTGGGGCTACGCGGCCGACCAGCGCCCCTCCACCCACCCGGTGGCGCCCGAGCAGGTGACCGACGCGGCGGAAGCGCTGCTCAACTTCGATGGCATCTCGTACGCCAAGGGCGCCAGCGTGCTGCGGCAACTGGTCGCCTGGCTCGGTGACGAGGCGTTTCTGGCCGGCCTGAACGACCACTTCGCCCGGCACCGCTTCGGCAACGCCACCCTGGCGGACCTCCTCGACAGCCTGAACGCCGCCAGCGGTCGGGAGCTGACCGACTGGGCGGAATCCTGGCTGCGCACCGCCCAGGTGAACACGCTGCGGGCGGAGGTGACGGTGGACGCCGACGGCCGGTACGCCGAGGTCGCCGTCACGCAGACCGCACCGCCGTCGCACCCGGTGCTGCGCCCGCACCGCATCGGCGTGGGCCGGTACGCCGTCGACGGCGCCGCCGAGCGCCTGGAGGTCGACCTCGACCCGAAGGCCGACGACGGACGTACGGTGCTCACCGGGTTGGTCGGTGAGCCGGCGGCGGCGGTCCTGCTGCCCAACGACGGCGATCTGACGTACGCCAAGATCCGCCTGGACCCGGCCTCGGCGGACGCCGTGCCGCTGCTGCTGCCCCGGCTGAACGACCCGCTGGCCCGGGCGCTGCTGTGGGGCGGGACGCTGGACGCGGTCACCGACGGCGAGCGGCCGGTGCAGGCGGTGGTCGACCTGATCGAGGCGGCGCTGCCCGCCGAGACCGAGGTGATCATCACTTCGGACGTGCTGGCCATGAGCGGGTCGCTCGTCGACCGCTACCTCGACCCGCCGGCCCGGCAGGCGGCCCTGGCCCGGATCGCCGACGCCTGCCACCGGTTGCTCGACGGCGCGGCGCCGGGGGAGTCGTTGCAGTTGGCCGCCGCGCGGGGCCTGATCGCGGTGACCACCGACGGCGACCTGCTCGGCGGCTGGCTCGCCGGTCGGGAGGTGCCGGCCGGGCTGCCCATCGACACCGAGCTGCGGTGGTCCGTCCTGGCTCGGCTGGTGGTGCTGGGCGCCGCCGGCGAGGACGAGATCGCGGCGGAGTCGGCCGCCGACCCGAGCGCCACCGGCGCGGAGCGGGCCGCCACCTGCCGGGCCGCCCTGCCCGACCCGGCCGCCAAGCGGGCCGCGTGGGAGATCATCGTGTCGAACACCGAGCTGTCCAACCGGCTGGTCGAGGCGACGGCCGCCGGTTTCTGGCGACCCGAACAGGCGGAACTGACCGCCGACTACGTGACCCGGTACTTCGCCGACATGCCGGCCGCCGCGCGGCTGCGTACGCCCTGGGTGGCCGACGGGGTGGCCAAGCTGGCCTTCCCCCGGTACGCGGTCGTGTCGTCCACCCGGGAGGCGGCCGCGGCCCTGCTGGCCCGCGACGACCTGACTCCGGGACTGCGGCGGGTGGTCACCGACGCCGACGCCGACCTGCGCCGGGCGCTCGTGGCGCGAACGGCGGTGGCGGCGATGACGGCCTGA
- the nadD gene encoding nicotinate-nucleotide adenylyltransferase, producing MQEDIRRIGIMGGTFDPIHHGHLVAASEVADRFGLDEVVFVPSGRPWQKEDVPVSPAEDRYLMTVIATASNPRFQVSRVDIDRGGPTYTVDTLRDLRAEYGPKAQLFFITGADALERILSWKDLDEIFELAHFIGVTRPGFELTDAHLPADTVTLVQVPAMAISSTDCRTRVSRGVPVWYLVPDGVVQYIAKRRLYQE from the coding sequence GTGCAGGAGGACATCCGGCGGATCGGGATCATGGGCGGCACGTTCGATCCGATCCATCACGGGCACCTCGTGGCGGCGAGCGAGGTGGCGGACCGGTTCGGCCTGGACGAGGTGGTCTTCGTGCCCAGCGGGCGGCCCTGGCAGAAGGAGGACGTCCCGGTCAGCCCGGCCGAGGACCGGTACCTGATGACGGTGATCGCGACCGCGTCGAACCCCCGTTTCCAGGTCAGTCGGGTCGACATCGACCGGGGCGGCCCCACCTACACCGTCGACACCCTGCGTGACCTGCGTGCCGAGTACGGTCCGAAGGCGCAACTGTTCTTCATCACCGGCGCGGACGCCCTGGAACGCATCCTGAGCTGGAAGGACCTGGACGAGATTTTCGAGCTGGCCCACTTCATCGGGGTGACCCGGCCGGGCTTCGAACTCACCGACGCCCACCTGCCCGCCGACACGGTCACCCTGGTGCAGGTGCCGGCGATGGCGATCTCGTCCACCGACTGCCGGACGCGGGTGTCGCGGGGCGTACCGGTCTGGTATCTCGTGCCGGACGGTGTGGTGCAATACATCGCGAAACGGCGGCTCTACCAGGAGTGA
- the rsfS gene encoding ribosome silencing factor: MTVSERAHELAIAAAQAAADKKAQDIVIIDVGDQLAITDAFLLAAAPNERQVLAIVDAIEEALLELPEKAKPVRREGERGGRWVLLDYVDIVVHVQHTEEREFYALDRLWKDCPTIPFVDRDLASAEAASGSGE, from the coding sequence GTGACAGTTTCCGAACGCGCTCACGAGCTGGCGATCGCCGCCGCCCAGGCCGCGGCCGACAAGAAGGCTCAGGACATCGTCATCATCGACGTGGGCGACCAGCTCGCCATCACCGACGCGTTCCTGCTCGCCGCGGCCCCGAACGAGCGTCAGGTGCTCGCCATCGTCGACGCCATCGAGGAAGCCCTGCTCGAACTGCCCGAGAAGGCCAAGCCGGTGCGGCGCGAGGGCGAGCGCGGCGGCCGGTGGGTGCTGCTCGACTACGTCGACATCGTGGTCCACGTCCAGCACACCGAGGAGCGCGAGTTCTACGCCCTCGACCGGCTCTGGAAGGACTGCCCCACCATCCCCTTCGTCGACCGGGACCTGGCCAGCGCCGAGGCCGCCAGCGGATCCGGCGAGTGA
- a CDS encoding histidine phosphatase family protein, whose protein sequence is MTRLIIWRHGNTDWNAAGRVQGQTDVPLNDLGREQARQAAPLLAALRPDAIVASDLGRAADTAAALSALTGLPVRSDARLRERHFGRWQGLLLTEASAQFPAEFARWRAGDPDPGAEIEPLAELGKRIGTALQELADELAGRTIVVTTHGGAARQGCGHLLGWAPSVLRAVGSLRNCHWTELRHDADRGWQMRTHNVGPVSVPPPAPGGTAPVRQGSAEAV, encoded by the coding sequence GTGACCCGGCTGATCATCTGGCGGCACGGCAACACCGACTGGAACGCCGCCGGCAGGGTGCAGGGGCAGACCGACGTACCCCTCAACGACCTCGGCCGGGAGCAGGCGCGTCAGGCCGCGCCGCTGCTGGCGGCGCTGCGACCGGACGCCATCGTCGCCAGCGACCTGGGTCGCGCGGCGGACACCGCCGCCGCGCTGTCCGCGTTGACCGGTCTGCCGGTACGCTCCGACGCCCGGCTGCGCGAACGCCACTTCGGCCGTTGGCAGGGGCTCCTGCTCACCGAGGCGTCGGCGCAGTTCCCGGCGGAGTTCGCCCGCTGGCGGGCCGGTGACCCGGACCCGGGCGCGGAGATCGAGCCGCTGGCCGAGCTGGGCAAGCGGATCGGCACCGCGCTGCAGGAGCTCGCCGACGAACTCGCCGGCCGGACGATCGTCGTGACCACCCACGGCGGTGCCGCCCGCCAGGGCTGCGGCCATCTGCTCGGCTGGGCGCCGAGCGTGCTGCGGGCCGTCGGCTCGCTGCGCAACTGCCACTGGACGGAGCTGCGGCACGACGCCGACCGGGGATGGCAGATGCGGACGCACAACGTCGGCCCGGTCAGCGTGCCGCCACCCGCACCCGGCGGCACCGCACCCGTCCGGCAGGGCTCCGCCGAAGCGGTCTGA